In Microbacterium binotii, one DNA window encodes the following:
- the thiD gene encoding bifunctional hydroxymethylpyrimidine kinase/phosphomethylpyrimidine kinase, protein MSAARAVPRVLSIAGTDPTGGAGIQADLKSIAANGGYGMAVVTALVAQNTHGVRSVHVPPVAFLAEQLDAVSDDVRIDAVKIGMLATVEVIETVAAWLGRTRPPVVVLDPVMVATSGDRLLDADAEDALRRLLPHVDLVTPNIPELAILAGAPEASAWTDVLAQASAVARAHGVRVLAKGGHLSGERLPDALVEMIDGRVAVTEFAGTRIRTRNTHGTGCSLSSAVATRAAATGEWAQATAESKKWLAESIRHGAELEVGSGNGPISHFAGLWERGGLDTRPTAHEVETGWWEDIAGIRAEIDDLPFVRGLGDGTLERSAFLGYLAQDALYLGEYARVLADAARLAPDSAERAFWAGSAQNAILGELQLHERWLAGESALGSHPDAVTTAYLDHLLAASARGDYRVLIAALLPCYWIYQDVGERLQARSHQGHAYRSWLETYADPVFAQSTRRAIDIVARSAATADAATRAAMHDAFLVSSRHERAFFAASR, encoded by the coding sequence ATGAGTGCCGCGCGCGCCGTCCCGCGGGTGCTGAGCATCGCCGGAACCGACCCGACGGGAGGCGCGGGTATCCAGGCGGATCTCAAGAGCATCGCCGCGAACGGCGGTTACGGCATGGCCGTCGTCACCGCCCTCGTCGCGCAGAACACGCACGGCGTGCGTTCGGTGCACGTGCCGCCCGTCGCGTTCCTCGCCGAGCAGCTCGACGCCGTCTCCGACGATGTGCGGATCGATGCGGTGAAGATCGGCATGCTCGCCACCGTCGAGGTGATCGAGACGGTCGCGGCCTGGCTCGGCCGCACCCGCCCGCCGGTCGTCGTGCTGGACCCGGTGATGGTCGCGACGAGCGGCGATCGTCTGCTGGACGCGGATGCCGAGGACGCCCTCCGGCGGCTGCTGCCGCACGTCGACCTCGTGACCCCGAACATCCCCGAGCTCGCGATCCTCGCGGGCGCACCCGAGGCCTCGGCGTGGACCGACGTGCTCGCGCAGGCGAGTGCCGTGGCTCGTGCGCACGGCGTGCGCGTGCTCGCCAAGGGCGGTCACCTGTCGGGGGAGCGGCTGCCGGATGCGCTCGTGGAGATGATCGACGGTCGCGTCGCCGTCACCGAGTTCGCCGGTACCCGCATCCGCACCCGGAACACGCACGGCACGGGCTGCTCGCTCTCATCGGCGGTGGCGACCCGCGCGGCGGCCACCGGCGAGTGGGCGCAGGCGACGGCGGAGTCGAAGAAGTGGCTCGCCGAGAGCATCCGTCACGGCGCGGAGCTCGAGGTCGGCTCGGGCAACGGTCCGATCAGCCACTTCGCCGGGCTCTGGGAACGCGGTGGTCTCGACACCCGGCCGACCGCGCACGAGGTCGAGACCGGGTGGTGGGAGGACATCGCCGGCATCCGTGCGGAGATCGACGACCTGCCGTTCGTGCGGGGGCTGGGCGACGGCACGCTCGAGAGGAGCGCATTCCTCGGCTATCTCGCCCAGGATGCGCTGTACCTCGGCGAGTACGCCCGCGTCCTCGCCGACGCCGCTCGCCTCGCGCCGGACTCCGCGGAGCGTGCGTTCTGGGCCGGAAGTGCCCAGAACGCGATCCTCGGCGAGCTGCAATTGCACGAGCGCTGGCTCGCGGGCGAGTCCGCGCTCGGTTCGCACCCCGATGCGGTCACGACGGCCTACCTCGATCACCTGCTGGCGGCCTCGGCCCGAGGCGACTACCGCGTGCTCATCGCGGCGCTGCTGCCCTGTTACTGGATCTATCAGGACGTGGGGGAGCGACTGCAGGCGCGCTCGCATCAAGGGCACGCATATCGCTCCTGGCTGGAGACCTATGCCGACCCGGTCTTCGCGCAGTCCACCCGCCGCGCGATCGACATCGTCGCCCGGTCGGCGGCGACGGCGGATGCGGCGACCCGAGCCGCGATGCACGACGCGTTCCTGGTGTCCTCCCGTCACGAGCGTGCGTTCTTCGCCGCTTCGCGGTGA
- the thiE gene encoding thiamine phosphate synthase, with the protein MIADLSLYLVTDAGIAAAAGHDIVDVVRQAAANGVTAVQLREKDASARRFLDTVTRVSAVLPDGVALLVNDRVDVFLAARQAGARVSGVHVGQSDLPPEAVRALVGDDAIVGLSAATPEQLAAASDSGVVDYVGIGALHATATKRDAPPPLGHESFARLVAASALPAVAIGGVTAADLGPLRRAGAAGAAVVSAICGASDPAGAARMLRAAWDAA; encoded by the coding sequence GTGATCGCGGACCTCTCGCTCTACCTCGTGACGGATGCGGGCATCGCCGCGGCGGCGGGCCACGACATCGTCGACGTGGTGCGCCAGGCGGCGGCGAACGGCGTCACGGCGGTGCAGCTGCGCGAGAAGGACGCCTCCGCACGTCGCTTCCTCGACACAGTCACGAGGGTGTCGGCCGTGCTGCCCGACGGCGTCGCGCTGCTCGTCAACGACCGCGTCGACGTCTTCCTCGCCGCTCGCCAGGCGGGCGCGCGCGTGTCGGGAGTGCACGTGGGGCAGAGCGATCTGCCGCCGGAGGCGGTGCGCGCACTGGTGGGCGATGACGCGATCGTCGGCCTCAGCGCCGCCACACCGGAGCAGCTGGCCGCCGCATCCGACAGTGGTGTCGTGGACTACGTCGGCATCGGCGCGCTTCACGCGACCGCCACGAAGCGCGATGCGCCACCACCGTTGGGCCACGAGTCGTTTGCGCGACTGGTCGCGGCGAGCGCGCTGCCCGCCGTGGCGATCGGCGGTGTCACCGCCGCCGACCTGGGCCCGCTGCGGCGAGCGGGTGCGGCGGGCGCGGCCGTGGTCTCGGCGATCTGCGGTGCGAGCGACCCCGCAGGTGCCGCCCGTATGCTGCGCGCGGCATGGGACGCGGCATGA
- a CDS encoding ABC transporter permease: MRTTDLITSAISNTFRSKTRTVLTILAIFVGAFTLTVTSGLGTGINRYIDDTVASIGASDVMSVTKSSTSGSGLSSGPTEYDPDAISASTAGPGATVTALTDEDITVLRAITGVEDVSANKSIDAEYLQHAGGKKWVVSVGSLIPGQALQLAEGSVPDDAAADSQVTVPDSLVDALGFADAADAVGASVIVAVADSARTQYTVEATITGVTEETLVGTGSSITPNAALSDELFTLQNTGVPIDQQDRYASASVRFAANASSEQIDDLKQALTDAGYTGTTVADQLGTFKTVIDAIVLVLNAFAVIALLAASFGIVNTLLMSVQERTREIGLMKAMGMGSGRVFTLFSIEAAFIGLLGSAIGAGIGMIAGTAISGALSRGLFADLAGLQLIAFDPLSIVTIIFVVMVIAFLAGTLPAARAARADPVTSLRYE; the protein is encoded by the coding sequence ATGAGAACCACGGATCTGATCACCTCTGCCATCTCGAACACGTTCCGCTCCAAGACGCGCACCGTGTTGACGATCCTCGCGATCTTCGTCGGTGCCTTCACTCTCACCGTCACGAGCGGACTCGGCACCGGCATCAACCGCTACATCGACGACACCGTGGCATCCATCGGCGCGAGCGATGTGATGAGCGTCACGAAGAGCTCCACGAGCGGGAGCGGGTTGTCGTCGGGCCCGACCGAGTACGATCCTGACGCGATCTCCGCGAGCACCGCAGGGCCCGGCGCGACGGTCACCGCGCTGACGGATGAAGACATCACCGTGCTTCGCGCAATCACCGGGGTCGAGGACGTGTCGGCGAACAAATCGATCGACGCGGAGTACCTCCAGCACGCCGGCGGCAAGAAATGGGTCGTCAGCGTGGGGTCTCTCATCCCCGGGCAGGCCCTGCAACTCGCTGAGGGCAGCGTTCCCGACGACGCCGCTGCCGACTCCCAGGTGACGGTGCCGGACTCGCTGGTGGATGCGCTCGGCTTCGCGGATGCGGCCGATGCGGTCGGCGCGTCGGTCATCGTCGCCGTCGCCGACTCCGCACGCACGCAGTACACGGTGGAGGCGACGATCACGGGCGTGACCGAGGAGACGCTCGTCGGTACCGGATCGAGCATCACGCCGAACGCGGCTCTGTCGGACGAGCTGTTCACGCTGCAGAACACCGGTGTGCCCATCGATCAGCAGGACCGCTATGCCAGCGCCAGCGTCCGATTCGCCGCGAACGCCTCATCGGAGCAGATCGACGATCTGAAGCAGGCGCTCACCGACGCGGGGTACACGGGCACGACCGTCGCAGACCAGCTCGGAACCTTCAAGACCGTGATCGACGCCATCGTGCTCGTGCTGAATGCCTTCGCGGTCATCGCCCTGCTCGCCGCGAGCTTCGGGATCGTCAACACCCTGCTGATGTCCGTTCAGGAACGTACGCGAGAGATCGGACTGATGAAGGCGATGGGCATGGGCTCCGGACGCGTCTTCACCCTGTTCAGCATCGAGGCGGCATTCATCGGGTTGCTCGGCAGCGCCATCGGCGCCGGCATCGGCATGATCGCGGGCACGGCGATCAGCGGCGCTCTGTCCAGGGGACTCTTCGCCGATCTGGCCGGGCTTCAGCTCATCGCGTTCGATCCACTCTCCATCGTCACCATCATCTTCGTCGTGATGGTCATCGCCTTCCTGGCGGGCACCCTGCCGGCGGCGCGAGCCGCACGAGCAGACCCGGTGACATCCCTGAGGTACGAGTAG
- a CDS encoding ABC transporter ATP-binding protein — protein MSAPLLSVDNVTKTYGRNQNRFDALRGVTLEIRAGESVAIVGKSGSGKSTLLHLLALLDEPTAGRITLEGANTRRLHGRALNRARNRTFGFVFQQFFLTPNASVLENVILPMKIAGIGRAERKRRGMAALAQLDLADKARNKATNLSGGQKQRVVIARALVNNPRVIFADEPTGNLDSTTGSVVEDILFALNREHGITVIVVTHDEELAARCDRRIHIKDGLIVAEEVPA, from the coding sequence ATGAGCGCGCCCCTGCTGTCGGTGGACAACGTCACGAAGACCTACGGTCGCAATCAGAACCGTTTCGATGCGCTGCGGGGGGTGACCCTCGAGATCCGAGCCGGCGAGTCCGTCGCGATCGTCGGCAAGAGCGGATCGGGCAAGTCCACCCTCTTGCATCTGCTCGCGCTGCTGGACGAGCCCACGGCGGGCCGAATCACGCTCGAGGGTGCGAACACCCGTCGTCTGCACGGACGCGCGTTGAACAGAGCGCGCAATCGCACATTCGGGTTCGTCTTCCAGCAGTTCTTCCTCACTCCGAATGCCTCCGTCCTCGAGAACGTGATCCTCCCGATGAAGATCGCCGGAATCGGTCGCGCGGAGCGCAAGCGCCGCGGCATGGCGGCGCTTGCTCAGCTGGATCTGGCCGACAAGGCGAGGAACAAGGCGACGAACCTGTCCGGCGGTCAGAAGCAGCGCGTCGTCATCGCGCGCGCGCTGGTGAACAACCCCCGCGTGATCTTCGCCGACGAACCGACCGGCAACCTCGACTCGACGACCGGCTCCGTCGTCGAAGACATCCTGTTCGCTCTCAACCGGGAGCACGGCATAACCGTGATCGTGGTCACCCATGACGAGGAGCTCGCCGCCCGGTGCGACCGCCGCATCCACATCAAGGACGGGCTCATCGTGGCCGAGGAGGTCCCCGCATGA
- a CDS encoding zinc-binding metallopeptidase family protein, whose translation MKAFRCRVCGNALYFENSVCTSCGTPLGFSRTEGEIVPVDDTGRYVDPSGVVWHVCRNLGLSGCTWLAAVEGGQCSACDLTRVRPNDADLEGLSQYPVAERAKRWLLFELDRLGFAVVGKAEDPEKGLCFDLLSSVQENVVIGHDAGVITIDLAESDDAYRVKVQKQLGEPYRTMLGHFRHEVGHYVEWVLVEDTDRIGEARTLFGDERTDYQAEIDRHYSEGPPGDWQARYISTYATMHPYEDFAETWAHFLHITDALETADQYGLAVFVGLDAFATFRDVATEIWMPLATALNMINRSMGKSDFYPFVLPDPVLDKLDFVASLRR comes from the coding sequence GTGAAAGCCTTCCGATGCCGCGTGTGCGGGAACGCCCTGTACTTCGAGAACTCCGTCTGCACGTCGTGCGGCACCCCGCTCGGCTTCTCCCGCACGGAGGGCGAGATCGTCCCGGTCGACGACACGGGCCGGTACGTGGATCCGTCAGGGGTCGTGTGGCACGTGTGCCGAAACCTCGGCCTGTCCGGCTGCACGTGGCTGGCCGCAGTCGAGGGCGGCCAGTGCTCTGCGTGCGACCTCACCCGCGTGCGTCCCAACGACGCCGACCTCGAGGGGCTTTCGCAGTATCCCGTCGCCGAACGCGCCAAGAGATGGCTGCTCTTCGAGCTCGACCGGCTCGGCTTCGCCGTCGTAGGGAAGGCCGAGGACCCCGAGAAGGGACTGTGCTTCGATCTGCTCTCGAGCGTGCAGGAGAACGTCGTCATCGGCCATGATGCGGGCGTCATCACGATCGATCTGGCCGAGAGCGACGACGCGTACCGGGTGAAGGTGCAGAAGCAGCTGGGTGAGCCCTACCGCACGATGCTCGGCCACTTCCGTCACGAGGTCGGGCACTACGTCGAGTGGGTGCTCGTGGAGGACACGGACCGCATCGGCGAGGCGCGCACGCTGTTCGGGGACGAGCGGACCGACTACCAGGCCGAGATCGACCGCCACTACTCCGAGGGGCCGCCAGGCGACTGGCAGGCGCGCTACATCTCGACCTACGCGACCATGCACCCCTACGAGGACTTCGCCGAGACGTGGGCCCACTTCCTGCACATCACGGACGCGCTCGAGACCGCCGACCAGTACGGTCTCGCCGTGTTCGTGGGACTCGACGCGTTCGCCACGTTCCGCGACGTCGCGACCGAGATCTGGATGCCCCTGGCCACCGCGCTCAACATGATCAACCGCTCGATGGGCAAGAGCGACTTCTACCCCTTCGTCCTGCCGGACCCGGTGCTGGACAAGCTCGACTTCGTCGCGTCGCTGCGGCGGTGA
- a CDS encoding NAD(P)-dependent oxidoreductase, whose product MADDVAAAGGRYVEAPVSGSRGPAIEGTLVGMLAGEPDALAHVEPVVGAMCAQTFRCGDIPRALTMKLAVNTYLITMVTGLAETIHFAERAGADTGVLREVLAAGPMASAVSRGKAQKLADGDLSAQAAIVDVLKNARLAEDAARAVGSAHPLITASRRLYEEAVDAGWGELDMIGVIEALAARAVG is encoded by the coding sequence CTGGCCGACGACGTCGCCGCGGCGGGCGGCCGGTACGTCGAGGCGCCCGTCTCGGGATCGCGGGGTCCCGCGATCGAGGGAACGCTCGTGGGAATGCTGGCGGGGGAGCCCGACGCGCTCGCCCACGTCGAGCCCGTGGTCGGTGCGATGTGCGCCCAGACCTTTCGGTGCGGCGACATCCCCAGGGCGCTGACCATGAAGCTCGCGGTGAACACGTATCTCATCACGATGGTGACGGGCCTGGCTGAGACGATCCACTTCGCCGAGCGCGCGGGCGCCGATACCGGCGTGCTCCGCGAGGTGCTCGCCGCAGGCCCCATGGCGTCGGCGGTGTCGCGCGGGAAGGCGCAGAAACTCGCCGACGGAGACCTGTCCGCGCAGGCGGCGATCGTCGATGTGCTCAAGAACGCCAGGCTCGCCGAAGACGCCGCCCGTGCGGTGGGCTCCGCGCATCCGCTGATCACGGCGAGCCGGCGACTGTACGAGGAGGCCGTCGACGCGGGGTGGGGGGAGCTCGACATGATCGGTGTCATCGAGGCGCTCGCCGCCCGGGCCGTCGGCTAA
- a CDS encoding glycoside hydrolase family 15 protein → MTTTPRVDLGALLDRSRAVITSLQEPNGAYPASPSFSAYRGYCWFRDGSFIADGASAAGEVASASAFHDWCAMVVNLHADRIRDIVEAADAGTPLPDELMLPARFTFDGGLGADDWWDFQLDGYGTWLWAAAAHAERHAIDPARWADAAALTVEYLLSSWARPCYDWWEEHDEAVHGSTLGCIAAGLRAAADAGLVTGERAERARAGAEDVTARLERDAVVDGHLVKWIGSDAVDGSLSSLIAPLGVVDPSSSLAAATLRAVSDQLEVDGGVYRFRADTFFGGGRWPLLSCFLGLAYAAVGDRAEARRLLEWAASTADDAGMLPEQVDGHLLAPRFRQEWIDRWGPVATPLLWSHAMVLRLAAELGLDRAELAA, encoded by the coding sequence ATGACCACGACACCCCGCGTCGACCTCGGCGCGCTCCTCGACCGCTCTCGCGCCGTCATCACCTCGCTTCAGGAGCCCAACGGCGCGTACCCCGCCTCACCGTCGTTCTCGGCGTACCGCGGGTACTGCTGGTTCCGCGACGGATCGTTCATCGCCGACGGTGCGTCGGCGGCGGGCGAGGTGGCCTCCGCATCCGCGTTCCACGACTGGTGCGCGATGGTCGTGAACCTGCACGCCGACCGCATCCGCGACATCGTCGAGGCGGCCGACGCCGGTACGCCGCTTCCGGACGAGCTCATGCTGCCCGCGCGCTTCACGTTCGACGGCGGGCTCGGCGCGGACGACTGGTGGGACTTCCAGCTCGACGGCTACGGAACGTGGCTGTGGGCCGCCGCAGCGCACGCCGAGCGTCACGCGATCGACCCTGCGCGGTGGGCCGACGCCGCCGCGCTCACGGTCGAGTACCTTCTCAGCTCCTGGGCGCGCCCGTGCTACGACTGGTGGGAGGAGCACGACGAGGCTGTGCACGGCTCGACCCTCGGATGCATCGCGGCCGGTCTGCGCGCCGCCGCCGACGCGGGCCTGGTCACCGGCGAGCGCGCCGAGCGCGCCCGCGCGGGAGCCGAAGACGTGACCGCGCGCCTCGAGCGCGACGCCGTGGTCGACGGGCACCTCGTCAAGTGGATCGGTTCGGATGCTGTGGACGGGAGTCTCAGCTCGCTCATCGCCCCGCTCGGGGTCGTCGATCCGTCCTCGTCGCTCGCGGCGGCCACACTGCGCGCGGTGTCGGATCAGCTCGAGGTCGACGGCGGCGTGTACCGCTTCCGGGCCGACACCTTCTTCGGCGGCGGCCGCTGGCCGCTGCTGTCGTGCTTCCTCGGCCTCGCGTATGCGGCCGTCGGCGATCGCGCGGAGGCGCGGCGCCTGCTGGAGTGGGCGGCATCCACTGCCGACGACGCCGGGATGCTGCCCGAGCAGGTCGACGGGCACCTCCTCGCGCCCCGATTCCGCCAGGAGTGGATCGACCGGTGGGGGCCGGTCGCGACGCCGCTGCTGTGGAGCCATGCCATGGTGCTGCGCCTCGCCGCAGAGCTCGGGCTCGACCGCGCGGAGCTCGCGGCATGA
- the erm gene encoding 23S ribosomal RNA methyltransferase Erm, with product MRTRSVHGGRHELGQNFLVHTSTIDRIVTLVAASEGAILEIGAGGGALTAGLARLGRPLTAIDIDERRVATLRRSHPTVRVEHADALRHPLDAPVVVGNVPFHLTTPIMRRLLQRPSWTHAVLLTQWEVARKRAGVGGGTLLTAQSAPWFAFTLHGRVPARAFRPVPSVDGGILSITRRPAPLVPDADRRAYERFVGDVFTARGHGMPAILASVARMSTPAARRRLDAVGIVHGALPRDLGAEQWVRLWRACADA from the coding sequence ATGCGTACCCGTTCCGTTCACGGTGGCCGCCACGAACTCGGCCAGAACTTCCTCGTCCACACGTCCACCATCGACCGCATCGTCACGCTCGTCGCAGCATCCGAGGGCGCGATCCTCGAGATCGGGGCGGGCGGTGGCGCGCTGACCGCGGGTCTTGCCCGTCTCGGCCGGCCGCTCACCGCGATCGACATCGACGAGCGCCGCGTCGCGACATTGCGGCGATCTCATCCCACGGTGCGCGTCGAGCACGCCGACGCCCTGCGCCATCCGCTCGACGCGCCCGTCGTCGTGGGAAACGTACCGTTCCACCTCACCACGCCGATCATGCGCAGACTGCTGCAGCGGCCTTCGTGGACGCACGCCGTCCTGCTGACCCAGTGGGAGGTCGCCCGCAAACGCGCCGGCGTCGGCGGCGGCACCCTCCTCACCGCGCAGTCGGCGCCGTGGTTCGCGTTCACCCTGCACGGGCGGGTGCCGGCGCGGGCGTTTCGACCCGTGCCGTCGGTGGACGGCGGCATCCTGTCGATCACCCGCCGCCCGGCGCCGCTCGTGCCGGATGCGGACCGGCGCGCGTATGAGCGGTTCGTGGGCGATGTCTTCACCGCGCGAGGGCATGGCATGCCGGCGATCCTCGCGTCGGTCGCTCGCATGTCCACTCCCGCCGCGCGACGTCGACTGGATGCGGTGGGCATCGTCCACGGTGCGCTGCCCCGCGACCTGGGTGCCGAGCAGTGGGTGCGCCTGTGGCGGGCGTGCGCCGACGCGTGA
- a CDS encoding TIM-barrel domain-containing protein, with protein MIRHRPSGSGHPYSDDTEQRSPVQPVAGETLRLGVRTSGDIEEVILELHVDGEYTRSMPLTRVARSSRGQAVDGGHLASAQARTARAAGGWQVELAAPAARTALRYRFTATGTDGRIQRTRWFETRVAGWRPAPAGTLAIEGSAVEVHEGIEVLDDGVRVHRVRFVLPLEPGEHVTGFGERYDALDHRGTRLDSVVFEQYKSQGAHRRTYLPMPFAHVVGGQGWGFHVRTSRRVWFDIGEVSPERLLVEAEVDAASSDREVLSLALYAGTPTEVLDAFLGETGRPRALPDWVFGLWASGNEWNTQSEVERQMALHREHGVPVRNVVIEAWSDEKSFTIFRDAEYRVREDGGPMRLADFTFPDEGAWPDPKGMVDALHAHDVRVHLWQIPLLKLRPHPTGQAAADARAALAQDVLIRETAPDGTLRPYRNRGWWFPLSLMPDLTDERAADWWTEKRRYLVEEVGIDGFKTDGGEHAWGEDLVYLDGSSGDASNNRFPVAYAAAYGRLLESAGKAPVTFSRAGFTGSPAHGAFWAGDENSTWEAFRWSMLAGLSAASCGIVYWGWDIAGFSGPIPDAELYVRAMAASVFVPIMQYHSEFNHHKLPSNDRTPWNIAERTGDADMIAEVRGLVELRERLIPYLTASAVSTVDTSVPLMRPLYFDHPADPRVWDYPLQWMLGPDLLVAPVLEPGATVWDVYLPAGEWIEARTGASFTGERVITADVSSRTSVPLFVRAAAWPALSEVLTGRG; from the coding sequence ATGATCCGCCACCGCCCGTCCGGCTCGGGGCATCCGTACTCCGACGACACAGAGCAGCGCAGTCCGGTCCAGCCGGTCGCGGGGGAGACCCTCCGGCTCGGTGTCCGCACGTCCGGCGACATCGAGGAGGTGATCCTCGAGCTGCACGTCGACGGTGAGTACACCCGCTCGATGCCGCTCACGCGCGTCGCGCGCTCGTCCCGCGGTCAGGCCGTCGACGGCGGGCATCTCGCGTCGGCGCAGGCGCGGACGGCTCGCGCGGCCGGGGGGTGGCAGGTCGAGCTCGCTGCCCCGGCTGCGCGCACCGCGCTGCGCTACCGATTCACCGCCACCGGGACGGACGGCCGCATCCAGCGCACGCGGTGGTTCGAGACCCGCGTCGCCGGATGGCGCCCCGCCCCCGCGGGCACGCTCGCCATCGAGGGGTCCGCGGTCGAGGTGCACGAGGGAATCGAGGTCCTCGATGACGGCGTGCGCGTCCACCGGGTGCGCTTCGTGCTCCCGCTCGAACCCGGCGAGCACGTCACCGGGTTCGGTGAGCGCTATGACGCGCTCGATCATCGCGGCACGCGCCTGGACTCGGTCGTGTTCGAGCAGTACAAGAGCCAGGGCGCCCACCGGCGCACGTACCTGCCGATGCCCTTCGCGCATGTCGTGGGCGGGCAGGGCTGGGGGTTCCACGTGCGTACGTCGCGTCGGGTGTGGTTCGACATCGGCGAGGTGTCACCGGAGCGTCTGTTGGTCGAGGCCGAGGTGGATGCCGCCTCCAGCGACCGCGAGGTGCTCTCGCTCGCGCTGTATGCGGGCACGCCCACCGAGGTGCTCGACGCGTTCCTCGGCGAGACCGGGCGTCCCCGCGCCCTGCCCGACTGGGTCTTCGGGCTCTGGGCTAGCGGCAACGAGTGGAACACGCAGTCCGAGGTCGAGCGGCAGATGGCTCTTCACCGCGAGCACGGTGTCCCGGTGCGCAACGTGGTGATCGAGGCGTGGAGCGACGAGAAGAGCTTCACGATCTTCCGCGACGCCGAGTACCGGGTGCGTGAGGACGGCGGCCCCATGCGGCTGGCCGACTTCACGTTCCCGGACGAGGGGGCATGGCCCGACCCCAAGGGCATGGTCGACGCGCTGCATGCGCACGACGTGCGCGTGCACCTGTGGCAGATCCCGCTGCTCAAGCTCCGCCCGCATCCGACCGGGCAGGCCGCCGCCGACGCGCGCGCCGCGCTCGCGCAGGACGTGCTGATCCGCGAGACCGCGCCGGATGGGACGTTGCGTCCGTATCGCAATCGTGGGTGGTGGTTCCCGCTCTCCCTCATGCCCGACCTCACCGACGAGCGTGCCGCGGACTGGTGGACCGAGAAGCGTCGGTACCTGGTCGAAGAGGTGGGGATCGACGGCTTCAAGACCGACGGCGGCGAGCACGCGTGGGGTGAGGACCTCGTATACCTCGACGGTTCGTCGGGCGACGCATCGAACAACCGCTTCCCCGTGGCGTACGCCGCGGCTTACGGCCGGCTCCTGGAATCGGCGGGCAAGGCGCCCGTGACGTTCAGCCGCGCCGGCTTCACCGGCTCTCCGGCACACGGCGCATTCTGGGCGGGCGACGAGAACTCCACGTGGGAGGCGTTCCGCTGGTCGATGCTGGCGGGGTTGTCGGCCGCGTCGTGCGGGATCGTCTACTGGGGGTGGGACATCGCCGGGTTCTCCGGGCCGATTCCCGATGCCGAGCTCTACGTGCGGGCGATGGCGGCGAGTGTGTTCGTGCCGATCATGCAGTACCACTCGGAGTTCAACCACCACAAACTGCCCTCCAACGACCGCACGCCGTGGAACATCGCCGAGCGCACGGGCGACGCCGACATGATCGCCGAGGTACGCGGGCTCGTCGAGCTGCGCGAACGCCTGATCCCGTACCTGACCGCATCCGCCGTATCCACCGTCGACACGTCGGTGCCGCTCATGCGACCGCTGTACTTCGACCACCCCGCCGATCCGCGGGTGTGGGATTATCCGCTGCAATGGATGCTCGGGCCCGACCTCCTCGTCGCCCCGGTGCTGGAGCCCGGCGCGACCGTGTGGGACGTCTACCTTCCCGCGGGCGAGTGGATCGAGGCCCGCACGGGCGCGTCGTTCACGGGGGAGCGAGTGATCACGGCGGACGTGTCGTCGCGCACCTCCGTCCCGCTCTTCGTCCGTGCCGCCGCGTGGCCCGCGCTGTCCGAGGTTCTCACGGGCCGGGGCTGA
- the thiM gene encoding hydroxyethylthiazole kinase, translating into MTRAPENLIESTIRTWEAVREHGPLVQCLTNAVVTGFTANVLLALGAAPAMVDIPEEAGPFARIASGVLVNLGTPGAEQREAMREAVAAAQDAGTPWVLDPVAIGVLPVRTALAAELVAAAPSVVRGNASEIIALDGSGVGGRGVDATDGVEDAVAAARRIAQTTGAIVAVSGAVDVVTDGAREVRLGNGDALLTRVTGGGCALGAVMAAFAGVEDDRFAAVTAAVTVYNVAAELAAGRATGPGSFAVAFLDALAGLDADTLRIRAVIS; encoded by the coding sequence ATGACGCGCGCGCCAGAGAACCTGATCGAATCCACCATCCGGACCTGGGAGGCCGTGCGGGAGCACGGCCCGCTCGTGCAGTGCCTGACCAACGCGGTGGTCACGGGCTTCACCGCCAACGTCCTCCTCGCCCTCGGGGCGGCTCCGGCGATGGTCGACATCCCGGAGGAGGCGGGGCCTTTCGCGCGCATCGCCTCGGGCGTCCTGGTCAATCTCGGCACACCCGGCGCCGAGCAGCGGGAGGCGATGCGAGAGGCCGTGGCGGCCGCGCAGGACGCGGGTACTCCCTGGGTGCTCGACCCCGTGGCGATCGGTGTGCTGCCGGTGCGCACCGCGCTGGCCGCCGAGCTCGTCGCGGCGGCGCCGAGCGTCGTACGCGGCAACGCGTCCGAGATCATCGCTCTCGACGGCTCGGGCGTCGGAGGCCGCGGAGTCGACGCGACGGACGGCGTGGAGGATGCGGTCGCCGCCGCCCGGCGCATCGCGCAGACGACCGGTGCGATCGTCGCCGTCTCCGGCGCGGTGGACGTGGTCACGGACGGCGCCCGCGAGGTGCGGCTCGGCAACGGCGACGCGTTGCTGACACGCGTGACCGGTGGCGGATGCGCTCTCGGCGCCGTCATGGCGGCGTTCGCGGGAGTCGAGGACGATCGCTTCGCGGCGGTGACAGCCGCGGTCACCGTCTACAACGTGGCCGCCGAGCTCGCCGCGGGGCGTGCCACCGGCCCGGGCAGCTTCGCCGTCGCGTTCCTCGACGCGCTCGCCGGCCTCGACGCCGACACGCTTCGCATCCGCGCGGTGATCTCGTGA